In the genome of Nitrospira japonica, one region contains:
- a CDS encoding methyltransferase domain-containing protein: MGIDFAQAEFLDLCAALGGIQNPVLGLGSLTIREPAEQIGQFARLYGYDSLEKEGSVRAFFRDRYNIRDYRDCDLNGRASLSLDLNRPVPADLVGHFGTILNGGTLEHVFDVRQAMENLHRLTRTGGTLIHMAPLTWYEHGFFNFNPLLFHSMIEANGYELLAEGYYALKDVFPDGPPRPQVFITRRAGEPTSMAKPMHELLAGSELPANMMYVVALRKEKDAPFVSPYQVHDGD; this comes from the coding sequence ATGGGGATTGATTTCGCTCAAGCCGAGTTTCTTGATCTTTGCGCCGCGTTGGGTGGCATCCAGAATCCGGTGCTCGGCCTCGGTTCGCTCACGATCAGGGAGCCGGCCGAACAGATCGGACAGTTTGCGCGCCTGTACGGATACGACTCGTTGGAAAAGGAAGGCTCCGTACGGGCCTTTTTTCGGGACCGGTATAACATCCGGGACTATCGGGACTGCGATCTCAACGGTCGCGCCAGCCTGTCGCTGGACCTCAATCGCCCGGTGCCGGCCGATCTGGTCGGGCATTTCGGCACCATCCTCAACGGAGGAACGCTGGAGCATGTCTTCGACGTGAGACAAGCGATGGAAAATCTGCATCGGCTGACGAGAACCGGCGGGACGCTCATTCACATGGCTCCGTTGACCTGGTACGAGCACGGGTTCTTCAATTTCAATCCGCTGTTATTCCACTCGATGATCGAAGCCAACGGCTACGAATTGCTGGCGGAGGGCTATTACGCGCTCAAAGACGTGTTCCCCGACGGCCCGCCCAGGCCGCAGGTCTTCATCACGCGCCGGGCCGGCGAGCCGACCAGCATGGCGAAGCCGATGCATGAGCTGCTGGCCGGATCCGAATTACCGGCGAACATGATGTACGTGGTCGCGCTGCGCAAGGAAAAGGACGCGCCGTTCGTCTCGCCGTATCAGGTGCATGATGGCGACTAG
- a CDS encoding ABC transporter ATP-binding protein — protein sequence MTVEAGAPAIRVRQLSKRFEIYRRPADLIRELITRRPRHEVRWALRDVSFELRHGEVVGVMGRNGAGKSTLLKILTGTLERTGGDVEVQGKVTSILELGTGFHPEYTGRENVYMGGLCLGLTNDEIDARIESIIAFSELGEVIDQPFKTYSTGMQARLTFSTVVSADPDILIVDEALSVGDARFQKKCCDKFRSFREAGKTILLVSHSADAITSMCDRAILLENGTVAADGDPSYVTKYYHRMLFGGDEPDAAVPPCDAAPQSGVEPDQVRASGHRCMRYGNGRAAITNLAIHDRDGRPASTVESGSGCTVRFTIIAREDLDDLVAGMLIRDRRGVDLYGTDTLLRGVPVEAVKAGDAVQVVFHLSMWLAGGTYFLTASAARSDGKQYDLLYDGLQFEVTGDRFAYTNSLVNLDVSVEMAPASYSVR from the coding sequence ATGACCGTCGAAGCCGGCGCACCTGCGATTCGGGTACGGCAGCTCTCGAAGCGGTTCGAAATCTACCGGCGGCCTGCCGATCTGATCCGCGAGTTGATCACCAGGCGGCCCAGGCATGAGGTGCGTTGGGCGCTCCGCGACGTGAGCTTCGAACTGCGACACGGCGAGGTGGTGGGCGTCATGGGACGCAACGGCGCGGGAAAAAGTACGCTGCTGAAAATCCTGACCGGCACACTGGAGCGGACCGGCGGCGACGTCGAGGTGCAGGGCAAGGTGACGTCGATCCTGGAGCTGGGCACCGGCTTTCATCCCGAATATACCGGCCGCGAGAACGTGTACATGGGAGGGCTCTGTCTCGGTCTCACCAACGATGAGATCGACGCCCGGATCGAGAGCATCATCGCGTTCAGCGAATTGGGCGAGGTCATCGATCAACCGTTCAAGACCTATTCGACCGGCATGCAGGCCCGGCTGACGTTCAGCACGGTCGTGAGCGCTGATCCCGACATCCTGATCGTCGATGAGGCGTTGTCGGTGGGAGATGCCCGGTTTCAGAAGAAATGCTGCGACAAGTTTCGATCGTTTCGCGAAGCCGGAAAAACCATCCTCTTGGTGTCCCACAGCGCCGATGCGATCACGTCGATGTGCGACCGGGCGATCCTGCTCGAGAACGGAACGGTGGCGGCCGACGGAGATCCGTCGTACGTGACCAAATACTACCATCGAATGTTGTTCGGCGGAGATGAGCCGGATGCAGCCGTGCCGCCATGCGACGCGGCTCCGCAGAGCGGGGTGGAACCGGATCAGGTCAGGGCTTCCGGTCACCGCTGTATGCGGTACGGCAATGGCCGGGCGGCGATTACGAACCTTGCGATCCACGATCGGGACGGTCGCCCGGCGTCGACCGTGGAGTCCGGGTCCGGCTGCACGGTCCGCTTCACGATCATCGCGCGTGAGGACCTGGACGATCTGGTCGCCGGGATGCTCATTCGTGACCGGCGCGGGGTCGATCTCTATGGGACTGATACTCTGCTTCGAGGAGTGCCGGTGGAGGCTGTCAAGGCGGGTGATGCGGTTCAGGTGGTCTTTCACCTGTCGATGTGGTTGGCCGGCGGCACGTATTTTCTGACCGCCAGCGCCGCGCGGTCGGACGGCAAACAATACGATCTGCTTTACGACGGCCTGCAGTTCGAGGTGACGGGAGACCGCTTTGCCTATACGAATTCTCTCGTCAACCTCGATGTCTCTGTGGAGATGGCTCCGGCCTCGTACAGCGTCCGATGA
- a CDS encoding ABC transporter permease translates to MPLSIGPARSPTVRRELRGTGGLVETLFDRRRLVWQMAKREVRDRYAGQALGTLWAVAHPILLMGLYLFLFTFVFPSRVPFGGGQGSAVTYILAGLIPWLTVADAMSRGTGAIVNEAGLVKQVVFPVEILPIKSVLASGLPQGIATFVLLLYMAAVDRHVPLLAAMLPLLFLLQLMVMAGLVYVLSSVGAYVRDLREIVQVFVSAGVFVAPILYSEESIERTVPGFASLLSLNPFSHLVWCYQDALYYGRFVHPVSWLLLLLLSPAVLFLGYRVFRKLKLMFGEVL, encoded by the coding sequence ATGCCATTGTCGATTGGCCCGGCGCGTTCGCCGACCGTCCGGCGGGAATTGCGAGGCACCGGCGGCTTAGTCGAGACGCTCTTCGACCGCCGCCGCCTGGTCTGGCAGATGGCGAAGCGGGAAGTGCGCGACCGTTATGCCGGACAGGCGCTGGGTACGTTGTGGGCCGTCGCGCACCCCATCCTGCTGATGGGGCTCTATCTATTCTTGTTCACCTTCGTTTTTCCGTCGCGCGTGCCGTTCGGCGGCGGCCAGGGCAGCGCGGTCACGTACATTCTGGCCGGCTTGATTCCGTGGTTGACCGTCGCGGATGCTATGTCGCGCGGTACCGGAGCGATCGTGAATGAAGCGGGACTGGTCAAGCAAGTCGTCTTTCCCGTGGAAATCCTTCCGATCAAATCGGTGCTGGCCTCGGGGCTTCCGCAAGGAATCGCGACGTTCGTTCTTCTCCTGTATATGGCGGCCGTCGATCGCCACGTGCCCCTTCTTGCCGCGATGCTCCCGCTGCTCTTTCTGCTTCAGCTGATGGTGATGGCCGGCCTGGTCTACGTGCTGTCTTCCGTTGGGGCCTATGTCCGTGATTTGCGCGAGATCGTCCAGGTCTTTGTGAGTGCCGGCGTCTTTGTGGCACCCATTCTCTACTCCGAAGAGTCAATCGAAAGAACGGTTCCGGGGTTCGCCTCGTTGCTGTCTCTGAATCCGTTCAGTCACCTGGTCTGGTGTTACCAGGATGCTTTGTATTACGGCCGGTTCGTTCATCCCGTCTCCTGGCTGCTGCTGCTCCTCTTGAGTCCGGCCGTGTTGTTTCTCGGCTATCGGGTCTTCCGAAAGCTCAAACTCATGTTCGGCGAGGTGCTATGA